The Peribacillus simplex genome contains a region encoding:
- a CDS encoding GNAT family N-acetyltransferase, with the protein MKQDKEIETITLTPYLPEHLHQLSQFYLPDTQTPFSALPEESLKYCREDYDRNPIVILAEGIPVGFFVLHIGENITPFTNDKKAILLRGFLVDQKHQGKGVAKKALQILPEFAKGIFPNKDSIILAVNVRNVIAKSLYSKSGYQDTGIQKAGRSGLMEIMEYRLDMMNKDME; encoded by the coding sequence ATGAAACAGGACAAGGAAATCGAGACCATCACCTTAACGCCTTATTTACCGGAACATCTTCACCAGCTTTCCCAGTTTTATTTACCGGATACACAAACCCCTTTTTCAGCTCTCCCCGAAGAGTCACTGAAATATTGCCGGGAAGATTACGACAGGAATCCTATCGTAATATTGGCTGAGGGTATTCCAGTTGGTTTTTTCGTTTTACACATTGGCGAGAATATCACTCCTTTCACCAACGATAAAAAAGCGATATTACTCCGTGGATTTCTTGTTGATCAAAAGCATCAAGGTAAAGGGGTTGCGAAGAAAGCCTTGCAAATCCTTCCGGAATTCGCAAAAGGGATTTTTCCAAACAAGGATTCGATCATCCTGGCAGTGAATGTCAGGAACGTGATTGCAAAATCTCTATATTCGAAATCGGGGTATCAGGATACAGGGATTCAAAAAGCAGGCAGAAGCGGGTTGATGGAGATAATGGAGTATCGATTAGATATGATGAACAAGGATATGGAATAA
- the yhfH gene encoding protein YhfH, producing the protein MQMKKSIEFFNNIPAKHCPECGDHIIEHAESYLMECDRCLSKRED; encoded by the coding sequence ATGCAAATGAAAAAATCGATTGAGTTTTTTAACAATATCCCTGCTAAACATTGCCCCGAGTGCGGTGACCATATTATTGAGCACGCTGAGTCCTACTTAATGGAATGTGACCGCTGCCTTTCCAAACGCGAAGACTGA
- the yhfH gene encoding protein YhfH: protein MQTKNPLEFFRALPPKQCSECGTHITEQAESYLLECDRCLSKKDEY from the coding sequence ATGCAAACCAAAAACCCATTGGAATTCTTCAGGGCACTGCCGCCTAAACAATGTTCGGAATGCGGGACCCATATCACTGAACAAGCTGAATCCTACCTCTTGGAATGTGACCGCTGCCTTTCCAAAAAAGATGAATATTAA
- the preA gene encoding NAD-dependent dihydropyrimidine dehydrogenase subunit PreA, translating into MADLSIDLAGIKSPNPFWLASAPPTNSGYQVQRAFEAGWGGAVWKTLGEPILNVSSRFAAVGFNGQRVAGFNNIELITDRPLEVNLKEIYETKKRFPDHAIIASVMVEPQQEKWHEIIKRIEDVGVDGYELNFGCPHGMAERGMGAASGQVPELVEKQTYWAKEAASKPVIVKLTPNITDITVTAEAAVRGGADAISMINTINSLAGVDIHSWNTIPHVGGKGAHGGYCGPAVKPIALNMVAECARNKMINVPISGIGGISNWQDTVEFLLMGSTGVQICTAAMHHGFRIVEDLIDGLTNYLDEKGISSVMDIVGKSVPRYSDWGNLDLNYKVVARINNDVCINCNKCHIACEDTSHQCIDMLKDTSGSSFLRVREEDCVGCNLCSIVCPVDGAIDMIELTNELPPMTWNERQSFLGGISSERVDFVK; encoded by the coding sequence ATGGCTGATTTATCAATTGATCTTGCAGGTATTAAATCCCCCAATCCTTTTTGGCTTGCTTCTGCACCACCTACTAATTCGGGTTATCAAGTCCAGCGCGCATTTGAAGCTGGCTGGGGTGGAGCTGTTTGGAAGACATTGGGTGAACCCATCCTGAATGTCTCATCACGTTTTGCAGCGGTCGGCTTTAATGGACAGAGAGTTGCCGGGTTCAACAATATAGAATTGATTACGGATCGTCCACTTGAAGTGAATCTGAAAGAAATATATGAAACGAAGAAGAGGTTCCCTGATCATGCAATCATTGCATCGGTGATGGTGGAGCCACAACAGGAAAAGTGGCATGAAATCATCAAGCGAATAGAAGATGTAGGGGTCGATGGTTACGAGTTGAACTTTGGTTGCCCGCATGGTATGGCAGAGCGTGGGATGGGAGCTGCCTCGGGACAGGTTCCCGAGCTTGTGGAAAAGCAAACATACTGGGCGAAGGAAGCTGCATCCAAACCCGTCATCGTCAAGCTTACACCCAATATAACCGACATTACGGTTACGGCTGAAGCGGCGGTGCGCGGCGGTGCGGATGCAATAAGCATGATCAATACGATCAACAGCTTGGCAGGAGTGGACATCCATTCATGGAATACGATTCCCCATGTAGGCGGCAAGGGGGCTCACGGAGGGTATTGCGGTCCCGCCGTGAAGCCGATTGCTTTGAATATGGTGGCTGAGTGTGCAAGGAATAAAATGATCAATGTTCCCATTTCCGGAATAGGCGGCATTTCAAACTGGCAGGATACGGTGGAATTTTTATTGATGGGTTCGACTGGAGTTCAAATTTGTACGGCTGCCATGCATCACGGTTTTAGAATAGTAGAAGACTTGATTGATGGCCTGACCAATTACCTTGATGAAAAAGGGATTTCTTCTGTGATGGATATTGTCGGTAAGTCCGTACCGCGCTATTCCGATTGGGGGAATTTAGATCTTAATTATAAGGTCGTTGCGCGCATTAATAATGATGTGTGCATTAACTGCAATAAATGCCATATTGCGTGTGAAGATACATCTCATCAATGTATAGATATGTTAAAGGACACGTCAGGCAGCTCCTTCTTGAGAGTGCGCGAAGAAGATTGCGTAGGCTGTAATCTTTGCTCGATCGTCTGTCCGGTCGATGGGGCGATCGATATGATCGAATTGACAAATGAATTACCGCCAATGACATGGAATGAGCGCCAATCGTTCCTTGGGGGCATAAGCAGTGAACGTGTTGATTTCGTAAAATGA
- the hydA gene encoding dihydropyrimidinase, which translates to MKKIIKNGTIATAADTYQADILIENEKIAMIGKDLSAEGAEIIDAKGAYIFPGGIDPHTHLDMPFGGTTTKDDYETGTIAAAYGGTTTIIDFCLTEKGVPLKKAIETWHEKANEKAAIDYGFHLMISEINDDVLAELPSIIDNEGISSFKVFMAYKNVFQADDATLYRTLLQAKELGALVMVHAENGDVIDYLTKQALAEGNTDPIYHALTRPPELEGEATGRAAKLTEMANGQLYVVHVTCEDAVEKITEARNKGVDIWGETCPQYLVLDQSYLEKPHFEGSKYVWSPPLREKKNQEVLWNALKTGQLQTIGSDQCSFDFKGQKELGREDFTKIPNGGPTIEDRMSILFSEGVMKERITLNQFVDMTSTRAAKLFGLFPKKGTIAVGSDADIVIFDPKVERAISADTHHMAVDYNAFEGMEITGEPVSVLSRGQFVIKDKQFVGEAGKGQFLKRAKYKAALKPDTGKKLPV; encoded by the coding sequence ATGAAGAAAATCATTAAAAATGGAACGATTGCAACCGCTGCAGATACGTATCAGGCGGATATATTGATTGAAAATGAGAAGATTGCAATGATTGGCAAGGACCTGTCGGCTGAGGGGGCTGAAATCATTGATGCAAAAGGCGCTTATATTTTTCCGGGAGGCATTGATCCGCATACCCATCTCGATATGCCGTTTGGAGGGACAACGACAAAGGATGATTATGAAACGGGGACGATTGCTGCTGCATATGGAGGCACGACAACGATCATCGACTTTTGTCTGACTGAAAAAGGGGTGCCATTAAAGAAAGCAATTGAAACATGGCATGAAAAGGCCAATGAAAAAGCGGCCATAGATTATGGTTTTCATTTGATGATCAGTGAGATTAATGATGATGTATTGGCTGAGCTGCCAAGTATCATCGATAATGAAGGGATTTCTTCCTTTAAAGTGTTCATGGCTTACAAGAATGTCTTTCAAGCTGATGATGCCACATTATACCGCACTTTGCTGCAAGCAAAGGAACTTGGGGCACTTGTCATGGTTCACGCTGAAAATGGTGATGTCATCGATTATCTTACAAAGCAGGCGCTTGCCGAAGGTAACACCGATCCAATTTACCATGCACTGACAAGGCCTCCGGAGCTTGAAGGGGAAGCGACTGGACGGGCAGCTAAACTGACGGAAATGGCAAATGGTCAGCTCTATGTGGTTCATGTCACCTGTGAAGATGCGGTTGAAAAAATCACTGAGGCAAGAAATAAAGGGGTGGATATTTGGGGGGAGACTTGTCCGCAATATTTGGTTCTTGACCAGTCTTATCTTGAAAAGCCCCATTTCGAAGGATCTAAGTATGTATGGTCCCCGCCGTTAAGGGAGAAGAAAAACCAGGAAGTGCTATGGAATGCTTTGAAAACGGGGCAGCTGCAAACGATCGGCTCCGATCAATGCTCTTTTGATTTTAAGGGACAAAAGGAGCTTGGACGTGAAGATTTCACGAAAATACCGAACGGTGGTCCAACGATTGAGGACCGCATGAGCATCCTCTTTTCTGAAGGGGTCATGAAAGAGCGTATTACCTTGAATCAATTCGTCGACATGACCTCTACGCGTGCTGCCAAACTATTTGGATTATTCCCTAAGAAAGGGACGATTGCAGTGGGCTCGGATGCTGATATTGTCATTTTTGACCCGAAAGTTGAAAGGGCCATTTCTGCAGATACTCATCACATGGCTGTAGATTATAATGCGTTTGAAGGTATGGAAATTACAGGTGAACCGGTTTCCGTTTTATCGAGAGGTCAATTCGTCATTAAAGACAAACAATTTGTAGGCGAAGCTGGAAAAGGGCAATTCCTGAAACGGGCAAAATATAAAGCGGCGCTGAAGCCGGATACCGGGAAAAAGCTTCCAGTCTAA
- a CDS encoding Na+/H+ antiporter: MEFFLVILALLILIGVSNVINHFIPFIPVPLIQIALGVIFALLPLGMHVEMETELFLLLFIAPLLFNDGKNVPRTALWKLRAPILMLALGLVFITVWAGGYLINWMIPSIPLPAAFALAAILSPTDVVAVSALASRVKLPKSIMHLLEGEGLMNDASGLVAFKFAVAATVTGVFSLVDATFSFIWIAIGGFVGGAILAFIIIRLRVFLRRLGMEDVTMHMLIQILTPFIIFLAVEHFHLSGILAVVAGGIVHAIERDREISPTVELQVVSKSTWSVILYVLNGLVFVLLGLQIPSVAKTIFQDPAFNNGQVILYIVIITLFLFALRFIWLTAAWSIGWMTKKAGAQKPDFKAAGIITISGVRGAVTLAGSFSIPYVLADGSPFPERSLIIFIAAGVILLTLIVASVFLPIVARSEEEEVVDKQADKTKTAAIHSHQAAIRVIESQMTDENREAALSIISRYFTKINELSYVEQEKEPAALREEEKELRFKALEAEQRFLDKLIKDEKVDRETAYICKEYIQRMESAVTNRLKFRFFRSVTLFRRSMLRVLKLFFPNKSEIRKINLERLEKVRDLKIRMYKAAIQEIQAGITADNHRTSSMIIEEYKVLILKCKRENRGRTPSKMADYERELFYKAIQAERDEVQDMFEKRVISRDVANILRQQINLREALTINENTH; this comes from the coding sequence ATGGAGTTTTTTCTTGTTATATTAGCCCTTCTTATATTGATTGGAGTGTCTAATGTAATTAATCATTTTATACCCTTTATACCTGTACCATTAATACAGATAGCACTGGGTGTCATATTTGCACTTTTACCCCTGGGTATGCATGTTGAGATGGAGACGGAATTATTTTTGCTGTTATTCATCGCGCCACTATTGTTCAATGATGGCAAAAATGTACCCCGAACAGCACTATGGAAGTTGAGGGCACCCATTCTAATGCTTGCACTGGGCCTTGTATTCATAACGGTTTGGGCAGGCGGGTATTTAATTAATTGGATGATCCCTTCGATTCCATTGCCGGCAGCATTCGCTTTGGCGGCCATTTTGTCACCCACGGATGTTGTGGCAGTGAGCGCTTTGGCGAGTCGGGTCAAGTTACCGAAGAGCATCATGCACCTTCTCGAAGGAGAAGGACTAATGAATGATGCCTCAGGTCTAGTTGCCTTTAAGTTTGCCGTTGCGGCAACAGTCACTGGTGTTTTCTCCTTAGTCGACGCAACCTTCAGTTTCATATGGATTGCAATTGGTGGGTTTGTAGGTGGAGCAATACTTGCTTTCATCATTATCAGGCTTCGTGTATTTCTTCGCCGTTTAGGGATGGAAGACGTCACGATGCATATGCTGATCCAAATCCTAACTCCTTTTATTATTTTCCTCGCTGTGGAACATTTCCACCTTTCTGGGATTTTAGCAGTCGTGGCTGGGGGAATTGTCCATGCCATTGAACGAGATCGGGAAATATCACCAACTGTGGAACTTCAGGTCGTATCAAAGAGTACATGGTCCGTCATTTTATATGTATTGAATGGTCTTGTATTCGTTTTGCTTGGCTTGCAAATCCCAAGCGTTGCGAAAACTATCTTTCAAGATCCAGCCTTCAATAATGGACAAGTGATCCTTTATATCGTGATCATTACACTTTTCCTCTTCGCTTTGCGATTCATTTGGCTTACGGCTGCCTGGTCGATTGGCTGGATGACGAAAAAAGCAGGCGCCCAAAAACCTGACTTCAAAGCGGCCGGAATCATTACCATTTCCGGTGTTCGCGGAGCTGTAACGTTAGCGGGTTCGTTTTCGATTCCGTATGTGTTGGCGGATGGAAGTCCTTTTCCAGAGCGTTCGTTAATCATCTTCATTGCAGCAGGAGTCATTTTGCTGACCTTGATTGTTGCGAGTGTATTTCTGCCAATAGTGGCACGGTCCGAAGAAGAGGAAGTGGTGGACAAGCAGGCTGACAAAACGAAAACTGCTGCCATTCACTCACATCAAGCGGCCATTCGGGTGATTGAGTCACAAATGACAGATGAAAACCGGGAAGCGGCTTTATCGATCATTTCGAGATACTTTACCAAGATCAATGAATTATCCTATGTAGAACAGGAGAAAGAACCTGCTGCATTAAGGGAAGAAGAGAAAGAACTTCGCTTCAAGGCCCTTGAAGCAGAGCAAAGATTCCTGGATAAGCTCATTAAGGATGAAAAAGTGGACCGGGAGACGGCGTATATATGCAAGGAATACATCCAGCGTATGGAAAGTGCCGTAACAAATCGACTGAAGTTCCGTTTTTTCAGGTCGGTAACGCTTTTCAGAAGAAGCATGCTAAGGGTTTTAAAATTATTTTTCCCTAATAAAAGTGAAATAAGAAAAATCAATCTTGAGAGATTGGAAAAGGTCAGGGATCTTAAAATCAGGATGTATAAAGCGGCCATCCAAGAGATACAGGCCGGAATTACAGCCGATAATCATAGGACATCCTCGATGATCATAGAAGAATATAAAGTGCTGATTTTAAAATGCAAACGTGAAAATAGAGGCCGGACCCCGAGTAAAATGGCCGATTATGAAAGAGAGCTGTTCTACAAAGCGATCCAGGCAGAACGGGACGAAGTGCAGGATATGTTTGAAAAACGAGTAATTTCCCGTGATGTTGCCAACATACTCCGCCAGCAAATCAATTTACGGGAAGCACTGACAATCAATGAAAATACACATTGA
- a CDS encoding PucR family transcriptional regulator, which translates to MNTSITIEEILTRKHFNLTDIIAGSSGIKRQVKWVHCMEVTQISHLLNGNELILTTGLGWKDCDDTFLSYLRQLIECDAAGLCIEIGANTMAVPQCAIDLANERQFPIILFHEEVPFVEITQDIHSLIINKQYEMISNLENYSQQLNKNLLEIDHYEPILKFLHSYLNVQVILIFNENDIASIPKIKKKITYQMVADIYEEKRKLDKTVLGQPIQVLGENYAELLIYSNDRELTDFDSLILDRTATALAQHLLRELYIEEKKMSEESKWLTNWIEGEYSDEAIRERLSYIDPKMQLDGGIVCICKQHPKYNKSSTKLDGTYFKIMFRTVFEQYGFQIFSMEIHQHLVFILGDNRASEDWKSRVTSAVDRIMKMDVSGRNRMGLLSIGFGKHVQRLSEIYKSYETARETLLLQDTLPEDNRSFFYQDLHMHRMISLINKHGNLEETVYEYLGPVIEYDKQNNGELMPTLKTYLACNGSKQETSKQLFIVRQTLYHRLEKLEKLLGSDFMRSDKRLGLEFMIFALDFLQYSSRQISGKYVDKYIGR; encoded by the coding sequence ATGAATACATCGATTACAATCGAGGAAATTCTAACACGCAAGCATTTTAATCTGACGGATATAATTGCGGGTAGCAGTGGGATAAAGCGCCAAGTGAAGTGGGTACACTGCATGGAAGTCACCCAAATCAGCCATTTGTTAAATGGAAATGAACTGATTCTGACTACCGGTTTAGGGTGGAAAGATTGCGATGACACATTTCTATCCTACTTAAGGCAGTTAATTGAATGCGATGCAGCTGGACTCTGTATAGAGATTGGCGCCAACACCATGGCCGTGCCGCAATGTGCGATCGATCTCGCAAATGAACGGCAATTCCCTATCATCCTATTTCATGAAGAAGTCCCTTTCGTAGAAATCACGCAGGATATTCATTCCCTTATCATCAATAAACAATATGAGATGATCTCCAACCTAGAAAACTACTCCCAGCAGTTAAATAAAAATCTCCTCGAAATTGACCATTATGAACCAATTCTAAAATTTCTCCACAGCTATTTAAATGTACAGGTTATTCTTATCTTTAATGAAAATGATATAGCCAGCATTCCAAAAATAAAGAAAAAAATAACCTATCAAATGGTGGCGGACATATACGAAGAGAAGCGGAAATTGGATAAAACCGTTCTTGGACAGCCGATTCAAGTGCTGGGTGAAAATTATGCGGAACTGCTCATTTACAGCAATGACAGAGAGTTGACTGATTTTGATTCACTAATCTTGGATCGAACGGCTACCGCATTGGCACAGCATCTATTAAGGGAGTTATATATAGAAGAAAAGAAAATGTCGGAAGAAAGTAAATGGCTTACAAATTGGATTGAAGGTGAATATAGTGACGAAGCAATCCGGGAGAGGCTTTCCTATATTGATCCGAAAATGCAGTTGGATGGCGGAATTGTTTGCATTTGCAAACAACACCCAAAATATAATAAAAGTTCCACAAAATTAGATGGAACCTATTTTAAGATAATGTTTAGAACAGTTTTTGAACAGTACGGCTTTCAGATATTTTCCATGGAAATACATCAGCATCTTGTTTTTATTTTAGGTGATAATCGTGCATCTGAAGATTGGAAATCAAGGGTTACAAGCGCGGTGGATCGAATCATGAAAATGGATGTAAGCGGGCGTAATCGCATGGGTCTGCTTTCCATTGGGTTTGGAAAGCATGTTCAAAGGTTAAGTGAGATTTATAAAAGTTATGAAACGGCCCGTGAGACTTTGCTGCTTCAGGATACATTACCAGAGGATAACAGGAGCTTCTTTTATCAGGACTTACATATGCATCGCATGATTTCGCTCATAAATAAACATGGTAATCTGGAGGAAACGGTTTACGAATATTTAGGTCCGGTCATTGAATATGACAAGCAAAACAATGGTGAGTTAATGCCTACCCTGAAGACCTATCTTGCTTGTAACGGTTCCAAACAGGAAACATCGAAACAACTATTCATTGTCCGGCAAACGCTATATCATAGGCTTGAAAAATTGGAGAAACTGCTAGGTTCTGATTTTATGCGTTCGGATAAGCGCCTAGGCCTTGAATTCATGATTTTTGCATTGGACTTCTTACAATACAGCAGCAGGCAGATAAGCGGAAAATATGTAGACAAATATATTGGGAGATAA
- the yhfH gene encoding protein YhfH → MQANQSDLFIIDSFKHCPECGETHVDHSDSYLMECDRCLSKREE, encoded by the coding sequence ATGCAAGCAAATCAATCAGATTTATTCATAATCGATTCATTTAAACATTGCCCGGAGTGTGGTGAAACACATGTGGACCACTCAGATTCCTATCTGATGGAATGCGATCGCTGCCTTTCCAAACGTGAAGAATAA
- a CDS encoding NCS1 family transporter yields the protein MSEKKEYLKSPDLLPIPHSEKNISAAGFGFIWVGMAVVLAAFAIGGNGVQSLSLGWVVLATVIACVALGFLMTMTGDIGVEHGISFPVYMRAPFGTIGTHIPSVVRGFVASCWFGLNTYFGATAMNAIFTTLFDFDNWFICFLIFAVLQLVNTAMGIKSIERFADLAAPVIILISGWMYFTLSDQAVAQGRDVWSWIESPVTGGAAATAFMVVIMANMGFWGTLTADMPTLSRYIKAPKNEKNWFKRNKGQIIGNIITYPITQTFMVIIGAVSYMAVSNYDPVVAIQGSASGIALGVLLIMIVFAQWSTNTTANVIPAATIFSNVMGPKMPFWAGVVVAGFIGIVVQPWSLFGIIIEVLLIIGGILASIVGILVADYYFLRKRRVNVKELYESEGQYKYLNGVNWAGIISWVIGGIGATIFSNYSFIIGLLLGGASYYILAKYWWFKQYEQAEIIDPSDEKYLGISVGRDWNIEKDPKLEEEMVFPASTGKENV from the coding sequence ATGAGTGAGAAGAAAGAATATTTAAAGTCTCCCGATTTGCTGCCTATACCTCATAGTGAGAAAAATATAAGTGCAGCCGGATTTGGTTTCATTTGGGTGGGCATGGCTGTAGTATTGGCTGCCTTCGCAATCGGTGGGAACGGTGTTCAAAGTTTATCCTTAGGCTGGGTCGTTCTTGCAACGGTCATTGCCTGTGTGGCTCTCGGCTTTTTGATGACAATGACAGGAGATATTGGTGTTGAACATGGAATATCATTCCCGGTCTATATGAGGGCGCCGTTCGGTACGATTGGCACCCACATCCCTTCGGTTGTACGGGGTTTTGTAGCGTCATGCTGGTTCGGCCTCAATACTTACTTCGGAGCCACTGCAATGAACGCTATCTTCACAACCCTTTTTGATTTTGATAATTGGTTTATATGCTTCCTCATTTTTGCCGTTTTACAATTAGTCAACACGGCAATGGGAATAAAGTCGATAGAACGATTCGCCGACTTGGCGGCGCCCGTTATCATTTTAATTTCTGGCTGGATGTATTTCACTCTATCCGATCAGGCAGTGGCCCAAGGAAGAGATGTATGGTCCTGGATTGAAAGTCCGGTCACTGGCGGGGCTGCCGCCACGGCTTTCATGGTAGTCATCATGGCTAATATGGGATTTTGGGGCACGTTGACTGCGGATATGCCCACGCTTTCCCGCTATATAAAGGCACCAAAAAATGAAAAAAATTGGTTCAAGCGCAATAAGGGGCAAATAATTGGGAATATTATCACCTATCCCATCACACAGACGTTCATGGTAATCATCGGAGCGGTTTCTTATATGGCTGTTTCCAATTATGATCCTGTGGTTGCCATACAGGGATCAGCAAGTGGAATTGCTCTCGGCGTCCTTTTAATCATGATCGTATTCGCTCAATGGTCGACGAATACTACGGCCAATGTCATTCCCGCAGCTACCATTTTCTCCAATGTCATGGGTCCTAAAATGCCATTTTGGGCGGGAGTCGTTGTGGCGGGGTTTATTGGGATAGTGGTTCAGCCATGGAGCCTGTTCGGCATCATAATAGAAGTTTTATTAATAATAGGTGGAATCCTGGCATCCATTGTCGGCATCCTTGTAGCGGATTACTATTTCCTCCGTAAACGCAGAGTGAATGTAAAAGAACTCTATGAGAGTGAAGGCCAGTATAAATACTTGAATGGTGTGAATTGGGCAGGAATCATTTCTTGGGTGATTGGAGGAATCGGTGCCACGATTTTTTCAAATTATTCGTTTATTATTGGCTTACTTCTCGGCGGTGCAAGTTATTATATATTAGCTAAATATTGGTGGTTCAAGCAATATGAACAAGCTGAAATCATTGATCCCAGCGATGAGAAATATTTAGGCATTTCCGTAGGCAGGGATTGGAATATCGAAAAGGATCCAAAACTTGAGGAAGAGATGGTTTTTCCGGCTTCAACCGGCAAAGAGAACGTATGA
- the yhfH gene encoding protein YhfH yields the protein MQTINPLEFFRTLPPKQCSECGTHITEQAESYLMECDHCLSKRED from the coding sequence ATGCAAACTATAAATCCACTGGAATTCTTCAGGACACTGCCGCCTAAACAATGTTCGGAGTGCGGAACCCATATCACTGAACAAGCTGAATCCTACTTAATGGAATGTGACCACTGCCTTTCCAAACGCGAAGACTGA
- a CDS encoding diacylglycerol/lipid kinase family protein gives MSKAMIIINPSSGKEKAGKILPKAKEALGEIYDEVSVCKTEGEGDATDFAKEACAERFDAVISMGGDGTVNEIVNGLGEQQHRPIFGIIPLGTINDFARSLGIPLNPNAAIEILKDMHIKESDIGKINDRYFMNVLAVGAIAEATYNVTVEQKTRLGSFAYFIEGAKAIIKKTPFPLTVEHDQGKWMGEAHLLIATMTNSVGGFEQLAPEAEVNDGKLHTFIIKDLSLPLIVKIIPSLIRGEIKEHDEVEYIKTSKLHLATSEELAVNIDGDEGILLPFQANVLHKHLRLFVPGTK, from the coding sequence ATGTCGAAAGCGATGATTATCATCAATCCGTCTTCAGGTAAGGAAAAGGCAGGAAAGATTTTGCCGAAAGCAAAAGAGGCCCTTGGTGAGATTTATGATGAGGTAAGCGTTTGTAAAACGGAGGGCGAGGGGGATGCTACGGATTTTGCAAAGGAGGCCTGTGCAGAAAGGTTCGATGCTGTCATTTCCATGGGTGGGGATGGAACGGTGAATGAGATAGTGAATGGCTTGGGCGAGCAGCAACATCGGCCTATTTTCGGAATCATTCCACTAGGAACCATTAATGACTTCGCGAGATCTTTGGGTATACCCCTGAATCCCAATGCAGCCATTGAGATATTAAAGGATATGCATATTAAGGAATCGGACATAGGGAAGATCAATGACCGTTACTTCATGAATGTGTTGGCAGTAGGGGCGATCGCCGAGGCTACCTATAATGTTACCGTTGAACAGAAAACCCGTCTAGGGTCTTTTGCATATTTCATTGAAGGAGCAAAAGCGATCATTAAAAAGACTCCATTTCCTTTAACGGTTGAACATGATCAGGGAAAATGGATGGGCGAGGCTCATTTACTAATTGCAACAATGACTAACTCTGTCGGCGGTTTCGAACAACTTGCACCAGAGGCGGAAGTGAATGATGGAAAGCTGCACACATTCATCATTAAGGATTTATCTCTTCCTCTCATCGTCAAGATTATTCCCAGTTTGATCAGGGGGGAGATCAAGGAGCATGACGAAGTTGAATATATTAAAACATCCAAGCTCCATTTAGCCACTTCAGAGGAACTGGCAGTCAATATCGATGGCGATGAAGGCATCCTTCTTCCTTTCCAGGCAAATGTACTGCACAAACATCTTCGTCTCTTTGTCCCGGGAACTAAATAA
- the yhfH gene encoding protein YhfH: MQTKNPLEFFRTLPPKQCSECGTHIIEQAESYLMECDRCLSKHED; encoded by the coding sequence ATGCAAACGAAAAATCCATTGGAATTCTTCAGGACACTGCCGCCTAAACAATGTTCGGAGTGCGGGACCCATATCATTGAACAAGCTGAATCCTACTTAATGGAATGTGACCGCTGCCTTTCGAAACACGAAGACTAA